The genomic window AAACCAATGATGATCAATATCGCAAAATCTATCCAAATCATCTTCATTTATGTGACACTCCTTGCAAATTTGTGCGAATTTTACCAACTTTATAAAAAATTCCTAGCATAAGTTTCCTCTTTTCTCTTAATTGATTAAACAATAACAAACAGTGGACATAAGGTACCATATAAGATATTGTTTTTAATCATTTTAATAATTATTTGTACCCTGTGTCAGGTTTCGTAAAACTCGGACTTAAGTCATGGTCATGCGAATAAAACACAAGAAAATGAAGTCAAAAAAATAGCCGCTACAGTGAACGGCTATCCTTGATTCAAAAACTATTGGATTGGATTATATTTTTCGATGACGCCTGCCTCTTTAAAGGCTTTTTTCAACTTAGGCTGCATCGCTCGTAGTTTCTTTTTACTAAGCTCAGGACCAACGTAAACTTTATTAGTGACGCCAGAGCGCGGCACTGCTGGTACACTGTAGGCGGTAAATCCTTGCTTTCGTAGCTTTTTAACTAGCGCGTTTACGTTGTTAGGATTACCAAAGCTTCCCATACGAATTACCCACCCTTCAGCTTTGATCGCAGGTTTAGTCTGAATCTTCTTAGCTGAAGATGTCACAACGGTTGACTGTTTAGCCGCGTCATTCACTTGCTCGGCTTTCGCTGATCCAGTCTTTTGTTGACTAAGCTTTTCTTGAATCGGCTTTTCAGAAGCAGCTGTTGCTGCAGCGGTTTTCTCAGTGACAATAACTTCGCTTTCAGTTTGCTTAGGCTCAATTGTTTCTTTCTTGGCCGCTGGCGGCTTATCCAATTGAATCTTACTCACATCCGGCTGTTGATGCGTTGGTTTATCAGGAATAGTCACAAACGCTTGACGTTGCGATTGCTTCTCTCCGTCAAATATTTTTGGTAAGAAAATAATCGCCAGCGCAAATAGTACAATTGCCCCTACTACGCGATTTTTAATTTGATCACTCACTTGATGTCCCTAAATCTACAACGATTTTATAAGCAGCCACTATAAAATAAAATGGCAGCCTAAGCTATTGTTAATATTGCTCTAACACGGCAGCTACAGTAAAGAACGAGCCAAAGACTAGGATCAAATCATCTGTGTTAGCCACTGCTTTTGCCGCGTTCAATGCTTCATTAACTGTTTCGAACTTTTGCGCGTCTTCCACACCTAATGACGCGAACAACTGATCGCTACTTGCACCGCGCTCGCAATCGAGGCCAGCAACGTACCATTGGTGGGCAAAGGGCTTAATTACCTCAAGGGTTGAAGCACTGTCTTTATCACCGAGCATCGCACAAACCACATGTACCTTAGCTGCGTTTTGGCGCGCTATCCAAGCTGCAAGGTAGCGCCCTGCTTCCGGATTATGGGCAACATCAAGATAGATAGCGGGTTCACTACCAATCTGCTGTAAACGGCCATTGAGACTGGTATTGGCAATAATCTCTTCGATCTTGCTATCAGGTAACTGTAATCCAAGCGCTTCAAATGCCGCCAAAGCAGTCGCTGCATTGGTCATGGGTAGCTTGGTATACGCTAAGTTACAATAGCTGTGACTTTTACCTTTGAACTGCCAATGCTGTTCGAATGCGTCGAAGCTAAAATCTTTACCCTTGTAAGCAATGTCACAAGTTAATTCTTTCGCCTTTTCCACCATAGGCTGAGGCGGGTTTGGTTCACCACAAATGACCTTTTGATTGGTTCTAAAAATGCCAGCTTTCTCGTACGCAACCATTTCACGGGTATTACCGAGCCAACTTTGATGATCTAAATCGATTGAAGTAATAATGGCTAAATCAGCATCAACGATATTCGTGGAATCTAAGCGGCCACCCAATCCAACTTCTAAAATCACATAATCAACGTTCGCCTGTTTCATTAAGAACAGTGCCGTTAGGGTGTTCACTTCAAAATAAGTTAACGCAATATCACCACGCGCTAACTCAATCGCGCGAAACGCCTCAATGTGTGCGTCGTCTGCTAACTCTTGATGGTTAATGCGAACTCGCTCGTTATAACGAATAATATGCGGTGAACTAAATACACCTGTTGTGTGGCCACTGGCTAAGATAAGTTGCTCTAAATAAGCACAGGTTGAACCTTTACCGTTGGTGCCGCCAACGAGGATAACGTTATTGAGATCGTTAAGAAGATTCATTCGATTGGCGACTTCGCGTACGCGATCTAGTCCCATTTCGATTTCTTGGGGATGGATGGATTCTAAATAAGACAGCCAATCGCTGAGGGATTGGCTGTTGGTATTAAAGCTTTGATTCATTATTCATTCCGCTAGCGTTATCTAACCAGAATGAACAATGGCCCTTAATTCACTTCTTGAGGAATCGCTGGCTGGTCAGTCATTTTGGCTAATAAACGCGCAATAGTATTTCGCATTTCTCGACGGTCGACAATCATATCAATTGCGCCCTTCTCAAGCAAAAATTCACTGCGTTGGAAACCTTCTGGCAGCGTTTCTCGAACAGTTTGTTCGATTACGCGTGGGCCAGCAAAACCGATAAGCGCTTTAGGCTCACCAATATTAATATCACCTAGCATCGCCAAACTTGCAGAAACACCACCCATCGTTGGGTCGGTTAATACTGAGATGTAAGGAATACCACGCTCGCTTAAACGATTTAAGATAGCGCTTGTCTTAGCCATTTGCATGAGTGACATTAACGCTTCTTGCATACGCGCACCGCCAGATGCAGAGAAACACACTAGTGGAATGTTTTTATCTAAAGCAACTTGAGCTGCTGCAACAAAACGAGCACCTACTACAGACGCCATTGAGCCGCCCATAAAGCCAAACTCAAATGAACATGCAGCAACTGG from Psychrobium sp. MM17-31 includes these protein-coding regions:
- a CDS encoding SPOR domain-containing protein produces the protein MSDQIKNRVVGAIVLFALAIIFLPKIFDGEKQSQRQAFVTIPDKPTHQQPDVSKIQLDKPPAAKKETIEPKQTESEVIVTEKTAAATAASEKPIQEKLSQQKTGSAKAEQVNDAAKQSTVVTSSAKKIQTKPAIKAEGWVIRMGSFGNPNNVNALVKKLRKQGFTAYSVPAVPRSGVTNKVYVGPELSKKKLRAMQPKLKKAFKEAGVIEKYNPIQ
- the folC gene encoding bifunctional tetrahydrofolate synthase/dihydrofolate synthase; the encoded protein is MNQSFNTNSQSLSDWLSYLESIHPQEIEMGLDRVREVANRMNLLNDLNNVILVGGTNGKGSTCAYLEQLILASGHTTGVFSSPHIIRYNERVRINHQELADDAHIEAFRAIELARGDIALTYFEVNTLTALFLMKQANVDYVILEVGLGGRLDSTNIVDADLAIITSIDLDHQSWLGNTREMVAYEKAGIFRTNQKVICGEPNPPQPMVEKAKELTCDIAYKGKDFSFDAFEQHWQFKGKSHSYCNLAYTKLPMTNAATALAAFEALGLQLPDSKIEEIIANTSLNGRLQQIGSEPAIYLDVAHNPEAGRYLAAWIARQNAAKVHVVCAMLGDKDSASTLEVIKPFAHQWYVAGLDCERGASSDQLFASLGVEDAQKFETVNEALNAAKAVANTDDLILVFGSFFTVAAVLEQY
- the accD gene encoding acetyl-CoA carboxylase, carboxyltransferase subunit beta, with the translated sequence MSWIEKIEKMLPTGISNQRKHNIPEGVWSKCGSCDQIIYRVELERNLEVCPKCDHHMRISARKRLLAFLDDGSASELGLDLEPQDLLKFKDTKKYKDRISSAQKVSGEKDAMVAMEGTLKGMPVAACSFEFGFMGGSMASVVGARFVAAAQVALDKNIPLVCFSASGGARMQEALMSLMQMAKTSAILNRLSERGIPYISVLTDPTMGGVSASLAMLGDINIGEPKALIGFAGPRVIEQTVRETLPEGFQRSEFLLEKGAIDMIVDRREMRNTIARLLAKMTDQPAIPQEVN